The DNA sequence AAATAGCATTTGTTGCACCTGGAACTGTGGCCAGCTGATTGGAGACATCCAGTTCCTCCGGCTTCACTACAGCTTCCACTCCGGTTTCCGTGCGCGTTATTTTTGCGACAAGACGGATTCTTTTACCTCGTTCGATGGCATCCGTCAGCATGTCCTGCGTAATCTGAGTAATTCCTGTACAGGCAACATCCGATGCTTGTAAAGGAGAGTTCATGACGACATTCGACAAAATAACTGCTTTATAACGGGCATCGTATCCTTCCACATCACTCGTTGGATCCGCTTCCGCATAGCCGTGAGCCTGTGCCTGTGAAAGTGCTTCCTCATAGGAAAGCCCTTTTTCCATCTCGGTGAGCATATAGTTTGTTGTACCGTTAAGGATGCCGGTAATCTGTTCGATTGAATTACCGCGGAGTGTCTCCAGAGGCAGCCTTAATGCCGGGGTGCCGCTCATAACCGTTCCTTCAAACCCCCAGAACGCTCCGTTTTCTTCAGCCATTTTGGAAAGTTCCTGATAACTTACAGCTACCGGTCCTTTATTTGTCGTAATCACACTTTTTCCTGCCTGAAAAGCAGCCTTGCAGTGATCGACCGCCGGCTGGCCGGTTTTCACATCCGTAAAGGTGACTTCCACAATCATATCAGCATTGGTTTCTTTTATCGTTTCCAGGCTGTCGAGTCCGAATACTGTTCTCGCAGTACCTTTATATTCATCAAGCGGTTTTTTTTCACGTGTAAGCTGAAGCAGCTGATCCGCATCAAGGCCTTCCGGGTCATACACGGATCCTTTCATGACATCGGCAACCGCGACTACGATCGTTTCCAGTCCTTCTTCCTGCTTCAGTTTCTCTTTTTTATCCTGAAGAATCTGCAGAAGTCCCTGGCCGACACCTCCAAATCCTATAAAAGCGAGTTTTACTGCCATTATAAACGCCTCCTTCTTTATTCGGCCCGGTTAAAATCCATTGGTAAAACAGCAGGGGAGCTGAGCACCGTTCTGACTGGCAACTAGGAAGACGGGA is a window from the Alkalicoccus halolimnae genome containing:
- a CDS encoding homoserine dehydrogenase, with the protein product MAVKLAFIGFGGVGQGLLQILQDKKEKLKQEEGLETIVVAVADVMKGSVYDPEGLDADQLLQLTREKKPLDEYKGTARTVFGLDSLETIKETNADMIVEVTFTDVKTGQPAVDHCKAAFQAGKSVITTNKGPVAVSYQELSKMAEENGAFWGFEGTVMSGTPALRLPLETLRGNSIEQITGILNGTTNYMLTEMEKGLSYEEALSQAQAHGYAEADPTSDVEGYDARYKAVILSNVVMNSPLQASDVACTGITQITQDMLTDAIERGKRIRLVAKITRTETGVEAVVKPEELDVSNQLATVPGATNAILFDCDLAGPILLTGAGAGLKETGFSLLIDLIHFERQRTAVRQ